The nucleotide sequence CGTGGTGCGGGAAGAGGGCGAAGCGATTGCCCGCTGCTCGGGCGGCCTGTTCTGTTCGGCCCAGCGCAAGGAAGCATTCCGCCATTTCGCGGGCCGCCGCATGATGGATATCGAAGGCCTGGGCGAACGTTATATCGATACCCTGGTCGAACTGGAATACGTGCATGGCCTGGCCGACCTGTACAGCCTGACCCTGGACAAACTGCTGGAAATGAAGCTGCGCGCCGACGAGCGCGATGGTTCGACGCCAGAAACAGTGCAACAAGGCAAGATTCCCACCAAATGGGCGGAAAACTTGCTGGCTGGCATAGACGCGAGCAAGCGCCCGCCGCTCGAGCGTTTCCTGTTCGCGCTGGGCATCCGCCACGTGGGTGAGTCGACGGCCAAGACCCTTGCCGAGTGGCTGGGCAGTCTGGCGTATGTGCGGCAGGCGCCGGCGGCCTTGCTGCGCGTGCTGCCCGATATCGGCGGCACGGTGGCCGAGTCGATTGCCGATTTCTTTGCCGAAGAAAAGAACCAGCAGGCGCTGCAGGCATTGCTGGATGCTGGCGTCACGCCGCAGGGTGAACACGCGCCCAGTGCGAAGCTGCGCACGCAACTGGAACAAACCACGCTGCTGGCCGCTATCGGTATCCCAAAGCTGACGGAACCGCGCAGCAAGCAACTGGTGGAGCGGGGCGTGACCCTGGCCAGTCTGGCGGCGCAGGGCGCGAGCTTCCACGCGGGCTTGCCCGCCGCCGTGGCTGAATCCCTGGCGCAATGGCTGGCCAATGACGGCAATGTCAGGTTGCTAGCTCAACTGGACGCCTTGCGAAATGAATTACTGTCACAATTACCTGAAATGCCAGCGGCCGGTGGCAAGCTGGACGGCAAGACTTTCGTCCTGACGGGCACCTTGCCCACTATGAGCCGCGACGAGGCTGCGGAGCTGATCGAGGCGGCCGGTGGCAAGGTCAGCGGTTCCGTGTCGAAGAAAACCGCTTACGTCGTGGCCGGCTCGGACGCTGGCAGCAAGCTGGCCAAGGCGCAGGAACTGGGCGTGGCCATACTCGACGAAGCTGGTTTGCTAGCCTTGCTCGCGCAAGACTAATCATTAAAATATTATAGAAGACCCATGAAAAAAATCAGAAAAGCAGTCTTTCCCGTCGCCGGCCTGGGCAGCCGTTTCTTGCCTGCGACCAAGGCACAACCGAAGGAAATGCTGCCCATCGTCGACAAGCCGTTGATCCAGTACGCGGTGGAAGAAGCGGTGGCGGCCGGCATCACGGAAATGATCTTCATCACGGGTCGCAACAAGCGCGCCATTGAAGATCATTTCGATACTGCCTATGAGCTGGAGTCGGAGCTGGAAGCGGCCGGCAAGCGCCAGTTGCTCGAGATGGTGCAAAATGTCATTCCCAAGCACGTCAATTGCATTTACATACGCCAGTCGGCGCCGCTGGGCCTGGGGCATGCCGTGCTGTGCGCCCGTCCCGTGATCGGCGACGAACCGTTTGCTGTCTTGCTGGCCGACGATTTCATGGATGTGGAAGAGGGCGTGCGCCCCGTGCTGGCGCAGATGACCGATGTCTTCCAGTATGAAAATTGCTCGCTGCTGGCGGTGCAGGATGTGCCGCGCGCGGAAACCAAGCAATACGGTATCGTATCGGCAAAGAATTATCAGCCCGACCTGGAACTGGTCTCGGCCATTGTGGAAAAGCCTGCGCCGGAAGAGGCGCCATCGACCCTGGCCGTGGTGGGCCGTTATGTGCTGACCAGCCGTATCTTTAACCACCTGGAAAATATCGGCACGGGCGCCGGCGGCGAAATCCAGTTGACGGACGGCATCGCTGCCCTGATGCGCGAAGAGCGCGTGCTGGCTTACCGCTACCAGGGGCAGCGTTATGATTGCGGCTCCAAACTTGGTTATCTGAAGGCCACGACGGCGATGGGCATGAAGCATCCGGAAACGGGTGCTGCCTTCCGCGCTTACTTGCAAGAACTGCAAACAACACTGGGCGAAAAATGACGGTACGCGAGATTCTGAAGATGGGCGATCCACGCTTGCTGCGCATGGCCGAGCCCGTGCGTGACTTCGATACGCCCGAATTACACGCCTTGATCGCCGACATGTTCGACACCATGCATGCCGCCAATGGCGCGGGCCTGGCGGCGCCGCAGATCGGCATCAACCTGCAACTGGTGATTTACGGCTTCAAGCAGAATCTGCGCTATCCCGATGCGCCGCAAGTGCCGGAAACCGTGTTGATCAACCCTGTGCTGACGCCTTTGTCAGAGCGCAAGGAAGAGGGCTTTGAAGGCTGCCTGTCCGTGCCTGGTATGCGCGGCAGCGTGCCGCGCTGGAGCGAACTGCACTATGAAGGCGTGGACCAGTTTGGCCAGCCCATCAGCCGCGACTGCGACGGCTTCCATGCCCGCGTGGTGCAGCATGAAGTGGATCACTTGCACGGTATTTTGTATCCGATGCGTATCGTTGATTTTACGCAATTCGGTTATACGGAAGTGATGTTCCCCGACCTGGACCCGAACGACGACGATTGATTGGCGCTTAAGCTGGGGGCTGACCAGCCGGGTCAGGCCCCGAACGTTGTCAGTCGCAGTGCCGGGTAAGTATAAAAAATGGCCGCGCAGCTATCAGCTGGGCGGCCATTTTTTCATGTGGTGCAGCTCAGCGCACCTTGCGGTTGCTGCCCAGGTTGTCGAGCAAGGCTTTCAACTCATCTTGCATGGCAACCGTCAGGTTCAGGAAGCGGCAGCCGATCTGCACTTGCTCGCCCAGCAGGAAGGAGCGGAAGGTGCGCGACAGGCGGATTTCCAGGTCCGCGATCATGACTTTGTCCGGCCCCAGTTCCAGGCGCACGCGCGACAGCTTGCGGCCCACATACAGGCCGACCGTATCGCGCGGGTGGGCACGCATGCCGATGCCGCCGGCCGAGAAGTCATACAGCTGCAATTCGTACGGCCGTCCTTCCAGCACAAAGGCGGCCAGGTAGTACACGCCCAGCGGTGTTTCCAGGCGTGCCGATTCGCGCCGTTCCAGCACCAGGCAATGGCTGGGGAAGTTCGTCAGGTAGACGTTCGGCCGCTCGGGATAGGCCTCCCATTCGCCATTGATGGTAAATTGCAGCTTGGCGCTTTGCACCCACGACACAAACGTGGCGCCACCAGGCGGCAGGGTCGCGCCTTCGTTCAGTTCCAGCACGAATTGCGGCAAGTCGTCGTCGACGGACAATATGCGCGCCATGATGACATCTTCACCGCCTGTCGGGTAGATGGAAATGGCGTCGCCGTTATCAGCCAGGCTGCATAGGGTTTCGCCGATATCCCACGGATCGCTCATATGGTGCGGCTTGGTGCCTGGCTCCATAGGCTCGGCCACATCGGCCAGGCTGGGCGCGCCTTTGCGCAGGGGATTGGGGATGGGATCGTTCACGACAGCGTATCTCTTTTGTTCTAATGGGGAATAGTGTATAGGTTTAAGGCAATATTTACTAAGTAAATCACAATAATTGTTTTTATATCACTATATTCCTGTTGCTTATGTTGCATGGCA is from Janthinobacterium sp. 61 and encodes:
- the galU gene encoding UTP--glucose-1-phosphate uridylyltransferase GalU, with translation MKKIRKAVFPVAGLGSRFLPATKAQPKEMLPIVDKPLIQYAVEEAVAAGITEMIFITGRNKRAIEDHFDTAYELESELEAAGKRQLLEMVQNVIPKHVNCIYIRQSAPLGLGHAVLCARPVIGDEPFAVLLADDFMDVEEGVRPVLAQMTDVFQYENCSLLAVQDVPRAETKQYGIVSAKNYQPDLELVSAIVEKPAPEEAPSTLAVVGRYVLTSRIFNHLENIGTGAGGEIQLTDGIAALMREERVLAYRYQGQRYDCGSKLGYLKATTAMGMKHPETGAAFRAYLQELQTTLGEK
- the def gene encoding peptide deformylase → MTVREILKMGDPRLLRMAEPVRDFDTPELHALIADMFDTMHAANGAGLAAPQIGINLQLVIYGFKQNLRYPDAPQVPETVLINPVLTPLSERKEEGFEGCLSVPGMRGSVPRWSELHYEGVDQFGQPISRDCDGFHARVVQHEVDHLHGILYPMRIVDFTQFGYTEVMFPDLDPNDDD
- a CDS encoding flagellar brake protein; the encoded protein is MNDPIPNPLRKGAPSLADVAEPMEPGTKPHHMSDPWDIGETLCSLADNGDAISIYPTGGEDVIMARILSVDDDLPQFVLELNEGATLPPGGATFVSWVQSAKLQFTINGEWEAYPERPNVYLTNFPSHCLVLERRESARLETPLGVYYLAAFVLEGRPYELQLYDFSAGGIGMRAHPRDTVGLYVGRKLSRVRLELGPDKVMIADLEIRLSRTFRSFLLGEQVQIGCRFLNLTVAMQDELKALLDNLGSNRKVR